GGGCGGACCCGCCGGAGACGTGAGGCGGCTCGCGGAGAGGGCCGTGCCGGATCGCCGCCCGCCGGGTCGGTACGTACTGACGGGAGCACGGGCGGACGGGGCGAGGTGGCGCCCGGCCCGTTCGCGCCACGAGGCCCGCTCGGCGGCCCGGCCCCGGGCCGCGGTGCCCTACGCGTCGTACTCCGCGGTCAGTTCGCGCGCGCGCTTCACATCGTCGGCGATGGCGTCGAGAAGCGCCTCGATGGACTCGAACTTCGCCATGCCGCGTACGTAGGCGAGGAAGTCGACGGCCACGTGGAGCCCGTACAAGTCGAGGCCGACACGGTCGATCGCGTAGGCCTCCACGGTCCGCTCGGTGCCGTCGAACTGCGGGTTGGTGCCCACGGAGATCGCGGCGGGCATCCGCTCGCCGCCGGCGGTGAGCCAGCCCGCGTAGACGCCGTCGGCGGGGATCGCGGTGTGCGGCAGCGTCTCCACGTTGGCCGTCGGATAGCCGAGCTCACGGCCGCGCTGGGCCCCGCGGACGACGACGCCCTCCACCCGGTGCGAACGGCCCAGGATCTCCGCCGCCCCCTCGACGTCGCCCTCGGCGATCAGCCGCCGGGTCAGCGTGGACGAGAAGGGCTCGCCGCCGCCGGCCTCGCCCCGCACGAACAGGTCGACCACCTCGACCTCGTAGTCGTAGGTGCGACCGAGTTCGGCCAGGAAGTCGACGTTGCCGGCCGCCTTGTGGCCGAAGCGGAAGTTGGGCCCCTCGATGACCGCGCGGGCGCGGAGCTTGTCCACGAGCACCTTCACGATGAAGTCGGCGGGCGACAGCTTCGAGAACTCGGCGGTGAACGGCAGGATCAGCACCGCGTCCACACCGAGTTCCGCCATCAGCTCGGCACGCCGGTGGTGCGGAGCGAGCAGCGGCGGGTGGCTTCCGGGCCGGACGACCTCGCTCGGGTGCGGGTCGAACGTGACCACGACCGACGGCACGCTCAGCTCACGCGCCCGCTCCACGGCCCGCCCGATGATCAGCTGGTGGCCGCGGTGCACGCCGTCGTAGGAACCGATGGTGACGACGCTGCGCCCCCAGTCCTGGGGGATGTCCTCCAAGCCACGCCAGCGCTGCACTGTGACCGCTCCTCGCCCGAACCCGATGTATCGAACCTGTGTACGCAAGGATGACTTCTTACGCAGGTC
The genomic region above belongs to Streptomyces marianii and contains:
- a CDS encoding bifunctional riboflavin kinase/FAD synthetase is translated as MQRWRGLEDIPQDWGRSVVTIGSYDGVHRGHQLIIGRAVERARELSVPSVVVTFDPHPSEVVRPGSHPPLLAPHHRRAELMAELGVDAVLILPFTAEFSKLSPADFIVKVLVDKLRARAVIEGPNFRFGHKAAGNVDFLAELGRTYDYEVEVVDLFVRGEAGGGEPFSSTLTRRLIAEGDVEGAAEILGRSHRVEGVVVRGAQRGRELGYPTANVETLPHTAIPADGVYAGWLTAGGERMPAAISVGTNPQFDGTERTVEAYAIDRVGLDLYGLHVAVDFLAYVRGMAKFESIEALLDAIADDVKRARELTAEYDA